The DNA region AAGCAAAGGAAACCATCAGTTACGCAATGCCAACATTTGCGTTGAATGGAAATTTAGTTCATTTTGCAGCATATGCAAAACATATAGGTTTTTATGCTCTTCCTTCAGGGAACATTGCCTTCCAAAAAGAAATTTCAAAATATAAATTTGGAAAAGGTTCCATTCAATTTCCGTTAAGTGAACCGATTCCCTATGATTTGATCAAAAAAATTGTTAAATTTAGAGTTGCTGAGAATTTAGAAAAAACTAAGAAAAAAGCTCAAAAAAAAAAAACTACCCATCCCCAAAAAACGATCTCGAAAAAATGATGAAAGATGAGTTATTAGTTTTACGCTGTTACTACTTTCTTTTTTAAACACGAGGATCCGAAATGGAGTCTGAAAACAAAAGCATACTTTATTTATGGAATAGCCGCGTAATGTTTGCAACAAACAACATGCAGACTGATTTTCATTCCCATTATGCTGCCACACTCGCCATTTCGCTCGAAAAAGAAATCATGATCG from Leptospira noumeaensis includes:
- a CDS encoding iron chaperone → MKATIPKSIDEYIENFPKDVQIILQKIRSTIQKEAPEAKETISYAMPTFALNGNLVHFAAYAKHIGFYALPSGNIAFQKEISKYKFGKGSIQFPLSEPIPYDLIKKIVKFRVAENLEKTKKKAQKKKTTHPQKTISKK